The Apium graveolens cultivar Ventura chromosome 6, ASM990537v1, whole genome shotgun sequence genome contains a region encoding:
- the LOC141665244 gene encoding uncharacterized protein LOC141665244 has product MASGSKFSFSDMQNPLFLHPSDNPLSISVTKLQGSDDYLSWKRSMEIQLSSKRKLGFVHGTEIRSATDQTEVVQWDMCNSMAYGMKQNGSTIVDYFTSLSSEWEELESMNQLPAVSTVGEDISKLLTVIHTQKEEAKLFQFLNGLDDIYTPQRSQLLMITPLPSVEMACAAIQQEESQKEVLKGAYSYDPDVSAMLSKTFMSADRVSVPNARWNNSRAGASPKGPPAANVAMGSTSSDPTQQPIIFSPQQLQQLLQLIPSQSLSHDYNEDALESPFSGMITCNNVGVETGRWIMDTGATDHMTADFDLLHNVKSAKPHVTVNLPTGATTMVTHLGDVKLASGLKLLNVLYVPVFTHNLLSINKLSRDNDCYVVFSPTECTIIDAETHVVKSKGIVSNGLYHLSPSNAVSENNSQHSFAVLKTTLAGEYTLWYNRLGHAPVSKLKFIECIKHCIHGADKVCLTCPMVKFTRLPFSLSESHASKPFDLVHTDIWGPYKVCIRQKFRYFLTILDDYSRVTWLYLLQHKSDYLKTMETFHHFVQRQFGSSIKVIRSDNAKEFDDAECHKFFQM; this is encoded by the exons ATGGCGAGTGGGAGTAAGTTTTCGTTTTCAGATATGCAAAACCCACTATTTCTGCATCCCTCTGATAATCCGTTGTCGATTAGCGTCACAAAACTTCAAGGATCTGATGATTATCTGTCTTGGAAGCGGTCTATGGAGATTCAACTATCATCCAAACGTAAGCTGGGTTTTGTACATGGAACGGAGATTCGCAGTGCTACAGATCAGACAGAGGTTGTTCAATGGGATATGTGTAATAGCATG GCGTATGGTATGAAACAAAATGGTAGTACTATTGTAGATTATTTTACATCTCTAAGTAGTGAATGGGAAGAATTAGAGTCTATGAACCAATTGCCTGCTGTGAGTACTGTAGGTGAAGATATCTCTAAATTGTTGACTGTTATTCACACTCAAAAAGAAGAGGCAAAATTATTTCAGTTTCTTAATGGGTTGGATGATATTTACACTCCTCAACGCAGTCAGCTGTTAATGATTACTCCTTTACCAAGTGTTGAGATGGCTTGTGCTGCCATTCAGCAAGAGGAATCACAAAAAGAGGTTTTAAAAGGTGCTTATTCATATGATCCTGATGTGTCTGCTATGCTCAGCAAAACTTTTATGAGTGCTGATAG GGTCTCTGTACCTAATGCACGGTGGAATAACTCTCGAGCTGGTGCTTCTCCTAAAGGTCCTCCTGCTGCAAATGTGGCCATGGGTTCCACATCATCTGACCCAACTCAACAACCAATTATTTTCTCCCCTCAACAACTGCAACAACTTCTTCAGCTTATCCCATCTCAGTCATTGTCACATGATTATAATGAAGATGCTTTGGAAAGTCCATTCTCAGGAATGATCACGTGTAACAATGTTGGTGTTGAAACTGGAAGGTGGATTATGGATACGGGCGCAACAGATCATATGACTGCAGACTTTGATCTCTTACACAATGTTAAGAGTGCCAAACCTCATGTAACGGTGAATCTACCAACTGGAGCAACAACCATGGTGACTCATCTTGGAGACGTGAAATTAGCAAGTGGACTTAAACTCCTGAATGTTTTGTATGTCCCTGTTTTCACTCATAATTTGTTGTCAATTAACAAACTGTCTCGGGACAATGATTGTTATGTTGTCTTCTCTCCAACTGAGTGTACCATAATTGATGCTGAAACTCATGTTGTTAAAAGCAAAGGAATTGTCTCAAATGGGTTGTATCATCTGTCTCCATCTAATGCAGTATCTGAGAACAACAGTCAACATTCCTTTGCTGTATTGAAAACCACTCTTGCAGGTGAGTACACTCTTTGGTATAACAGATTGGGGCACGCCCCTGTGTCCAAATTAAAGTTTATAGAATGCATTAAACACTGCATACATGGGGCAGACAAGGTATGCTTGACATGCCCAATGGTAAAATTTACAAGGCTTCCATTCTCCTTAAGTGAGTCACATGCTAGCAAGCCATTCGACCTTGTGCACACAGACATTTGGGGACCGTACAAAGTATGCATAAGACAAAAGTTTAGGTATTTTCTGACAATACTTGATGATTATTCCAGAGTGACCTGGTTGTATTTACTTCAACACAAATCTGACTACCTCAAGACAATGGAAACATTTCATCATTTTGTCCAAAGGCAATTTGGTTCATCTATTAAAGTGATCCGGTCAGATAATGCTAAGGAATTTGATGATGCGGAATGCCACAAATTTTTCCAGATGTAA
- the LOC141667483 gene encoding proline dehydrogenase 1, mitochondrial-like — protein sequence MAIRRISTLASSKQAVENACRVIRPVTSSSSTVSSVDFAGKQEPHTKVLVPSATVVENGRGLFSTMSSGKLLRSFLTLEMAASEPVVDLGTWIYSSRLMKSTLFREMVFGLTKVTFFDHFVAGRNQEEAGETVKMLWNDGIKGMLDYGLEHAYDNASCDKNLEAFIQTIESTKSLPPSSVSSVAAKITAICPVDLLRRMSDLLRWEYKERSNNLPWKMNTLPIFSESSPLYHTLQKPVPLSPQEEQDLELAYQRLQKIVLKAQEANVPLVIDAEETWIQPAIDYFTYSALISHTTTDYPLIYGTIQAYLKDAKERLVLAKKAANKMGLPMGVKLVRGAYMSTESQIAASLGYDSPIHNSIKHTHHCYNECASFMLHELTKGPGSLVLATHNSESGKLAASKACDLGIGKDGEKLQFAQLYGMSEALSYELKNEGFQVSKYLPFGPVEQIMPYLVRRAEENKGVLTTSSLDRQLMKLELQRRLKAAFLRR from the exons ATGGCCATCAGGAGAATTTCTACACTTGCATCTTCAAAGCAGGCTGTGGAGAACGCCTGTCGTGTCATTAGGCCAGTTACCTCCTCTTCGTCCACCGTCTCGTCTGTTGATTTTGCTGGAAAACAGGAGCCCCACACCAAGGTTTTGGTGCCTTCAGCAACCGTTGTTGAAAATGGCAGGGGGTTATTCTCAACCATGTCCAGCGGAAAACTTTTGAGGTCGTTTTTGACTCTTGAAATGGCGGCTTCAGAGCCCGTGGTGGATTTGGGGACGTGGATTTATTCATCTAGGCTGATGAAGAGTACTTTGTTTCGTGAAATGGTCTTTGGTCTTACCAAAGTTACATTTTTTGATCATTTTGTAGCGGGTAGGAATCAAGAGGAAGCCGGAGAAACTGTCAAGATGCTTTGGAATGATGGGATTAAAGGAATGCTGGATTATGGATTAGAACATGCATATGATAATGCTTCATGTGATAAGAATTTGGAGGCGTTTATTCAGACCATTGAATCAACAAAATCACTTCCGCCATCTTCT GTAAGTTCTGTTGCGGCAAAGATCACAGCGATCTGTCCAGTAGATTTGCTTAGACGAATGAGCGATTTGTTGAGATGGGAATATAAAGAAAGGAGTAATAATCTCCCATGGAAGATGAACACTCTTCCAATATTCTCTGAATCAAGTCCTTTGTACCATACTCTCCAGAAGCCAGTGCCATTATCTCCACAAGAAGAGCAAGATCTTGAATTAGCCTACCAAAGGCTACAAAAAATAGTACTAAAAGCTCAAGAAGCAAATGTGCCTTTGGTTATTGATGCAGAGGAGACCTGGATTCAGCctgccattgattatttcacaTATTCCGCTTTAATCTCACATACTACAACTGATTATCCACTGATTTACGGAACAATTCAAGCGTACTTAAAAGATGCTAAAGAAAGATTGGTATTGGCAAAGAAAGCTGCAAATAAGATGGGATTGCCTATGGGTGTTAAGTTGGTGAGGGGAGCTTATATGTCAACTGAAAGCCAAATAGCAGCTTCCTTAGGCTATGACTCTCCAATTCACAATAGCATCAAGCATACTCATCATTGTTACAATGAGTGTGCTTCTTTTATGCTTCATGAGCTTACTAAGGGCCCTGGATCACTTGTTCTTGCAACTCATAATTCCGAGTCAG GGAAATTGGCTGCGTCAAAAGCATGCGATTTAGGGATTGGGAAGGATGGAGAGAAGCTTCAATTCGCTCAACTATATGGAATGTCAGAAGCTCTGAGttatgaattgaagaatgaggGATTTCAAGTGAGCAAGTATTTACCATTTGGACCTGTTGAGCAAATTATGCCTTACCTAGTAAGAAGAGCCGAAGAGAACAAAGGGGTGTTAACTACTTCTAGCCTAGATAGACAACTTATGAAGTTGGAGCTTCAGAGGAGACTAAAAGCTGCATTTCTCAGGAGATGA